One stretch of Pirellulales bacterium DNA includes these proteins:
- a CDS encoding glutamate decarboxylase, with the protein MKPLKHHSEEELAPAYASRSFVRPIPKYAIPEDGLPADVALQLVRDEMNLDGNPVMNLASFVTTWMEPQAERLLADTANKNLIDQDEYPQTDEIHQRVISMLARLFHAPKDARPMGTATVGSSEAIMLGLLAHKWAWRKRRIAEGKHVDRPNVVFGADVHTCWEKFALYFDVEARIVPLEPDCHILTAEKVAAHIDENTTAVGCILGTTFTGQIDEIGEINTLLKKIKRQNGWDIPIHVDGASGGFVAPFAYPDLAWDFRLDHVRSINASNHKFGLIYPGMGSVVFRDEHVVPSELIYKITYLGGEMFNYSLNFSKPSSQILLQYYNFLRLGRTGYRQVIENIMSNARYLEKKLLDTGRFELLNQSKYLPVVVVKLKDRDASPKTLYHLSDALRQRGWIVPAYPLPANAQETHVLRAVVKENFSRDLAEKFAQDVIAGLKQIDAIPETAPKTVPIQKRQHVC; encoded by the coding sequence ATGAAACCGCTCAAGCACCACAGCGAAGAAGAGTTGGCGCCGGCATATGCGTCGCGCAGCTTCGTGCGCCCGATACCAAAATACGCCATTCCCGAGGATGGCTTGCCGGCCGATGTGGCACTGCAATTGGTCCGCGACGAAATGAATCTGGACGGCAATCCCGTCATGAATCTAGCCAGCTTTGTCACTACCTGGATGGAGCCACAGGCCGAACGGCTGCTGGCAGACACCGCCAATAAAAACCTAATTGATCAAGACGAGTATCCGCAGACTGACGAAATCCACCAGCGCGTCATCAGCATGCTGGCGCGACTCTTCCACGCACCCAAGGACGCCCGGCCGATGGGCACTGCCACGGTCGGCTCGAGCGAGGCGATCATGCTCGGATTGCTGGCGCATAAATGGGCCTGGCGCAAGAGACGGATTGCCGAGGGAAAGCATGTGGATCGGCCCAATGTCGTATTCGGGGCCGACGTGCATACCTGCTGGGAGAAGTTCGCCCTCTACTTCGACGTCGAGGCGCGAATCGTACCGCTCGAGCCCGACTGCCATATTCTAACGGCTGAGAAAGTGGCCGCCCACATCGACGAAAATACCACCGCCGTGGGCTGCATCCTTGGCACCACGTTCACAGGCCAGATCGACGAAATTGGCGAGATCAATACGCTGCTCAAGAAAATCAAACGGCAAAATGGCTGGGACATCCCAATTCACGTCGACGGAGCCAGCGGCGGCTTCGTGGCCCCTTTCGCTTATCCGGATCTTGCCTGGGATTTCCGATTGGACCACGTCCGTTCGATCAACGCCTCGAATCATAAGTTCGGCTTAATTTACCCGGGCATGGGAAGCGTAGTATTTCGCGACGAGCACGTCGTGCCATCCGAATTGATCTACAAAATCACGTATCTCGGCGGCGAGATGTTCAACTACAGTCTGAATTTTTCCAAGCCAAGTAGCCAAATCCTGCTTCAGTACTACAACTTTTTACGGCTTGGTCGCACGGGCTATCGGCAGGTGATTGAGAACATAATGAGCAATGCTCGTTATCTTGAGAAAAAGCTACTCGATACCGGAAGGTTCGAACTGTTGAACCAGTCGAAATACCTGCCCGTGGTTGTCGTGAAGTTGAAAGACCGGGACGCATCGCCTAAAACTCTCTATCACTTGTCGGATGCCCTGCGACAACGTGGCTGGATTGTGCCGGCCTATCCGCTGCCGGCCAATGCGCAGGAAACGCACGTATTGCGCGCCGTAGTCAAGGAGAACTTCAGCCGCGATCTGGCAGAAAAGTTCGCCCAAGATGTGATAGCCGGATTGAAACAGATCGATGCCATCCCAGAAACGGCGCCAAAGACCGTTCCCATCCAGAAGCGGCAGCATGTGTGCTAG
- a CDS encoding class II glutamine amidotransferase, with protein sequence MCRWLCYAGSPVFADTLLFKPQYSLVAQSQHAQRSIYTVNGDGFGLGWYGSRPWPGVYHDTQPAWNDDNFQNLAAQVRSHMILAHVRATSGTAIQRTNCHPFRHQHYLFQHNGEIGGFDKLKRDLQMAIAPELFPQMRGSTDSETMLYLAVTYGLAKDPLRALALMVGTIERVRRAHHVQDGLYMTVAVADGKRIVAVRYSSDHRSPSLYHSRNLHALHEVGGKTEDLPADGLLILSEPLDGISEHWERVSESTALVVENGVAQQVSFKPEE encoded by the coding sequence ATGTGCCGCTGGCTGTGTTACGCCGGATCGCCAGTCTTTGCCGACACCCTGCTGTTCAAGCCGCAGTACTCGCTGGTCGCGCAGAGCCAGCACGCCCAGCGATCGATCTACACCGTCAATGGTGATGGCTTCGGGCTGGGTTGGTATGGCAGCCGCCCCTGGCCTGGTGTCTACCATGACACGCAGCCGGCCTGGAACGACGATAATTTTCAGAACCTAGCCGCACAAGTCCGCTCGCACATGATCCTGGCACACGTGCGGGCGACTAGCGGCACTGCGATCCAGCGCACGAATTGCCATCCTTTCCGACATCAACACTATCTTTTCCAGCACAATGGCGAAATCGGCGGCTTCGACAAGCTAAAGCGTGATTTGCAAATGGCGATCGCGCCAGAGTTGTTTCCTCAGATGCGCGGCTCAACGGACAGCGAGACCATGCTCTATCTGGCGGTAACCTATGGACTTGCCAAGGATCCTCTACGAGCGCTGGCACTGATGGTCGGCACGATCGAACGCGTCCGCCGTGCACACCATGTCCAAGACGGTCTTTACATGACCGTGGCTGTGGCCGACGGCAAGCGGATTGTCGCGGTACGATATTCGAGCGACCATCGCTCCCCCAGCCTTTACCACAGCCGCAATCTGCACGCCCTGCACGAAGTAGGCGGCAAAACCGAGGACTTACCCGCGGACGGCCTCTTAATTCTGTCCGAACCGCTGGACGGCATCAGCGAGCATTGGGAAAGAGTGTCCGAGTCGACGGCACTGGTGGTTGAAAATGGCGTAGCCCAGCAAGTCTCCTTCAAGCCCGAGGAGTGA